A stretch of Campylobacter gracilis DNA encodes these proteins:
- the ribA gene encoding GTP cyclohydrolase II codes for MDIKISEVANLPSRFGSFRVQSFKQGEKEHLVIFKQPLEGIVNVRIHSECLTGDAIGSLKCDCGEQLEASLKYIEARGGMVIYLRQEGRNIGLFNKINAYALQDQGLDTIEANHQLGFKADERTYEIVDFILAHFGISRINLLTNNPQKLHDLKVEVVARVPIIITPNKFNENYLRVKKEQMGHLL; via the coding sequence ATGGATATAAAAATTTCAGAGGTCGCAAATCTCCCCTCTCGCTTCGGAAGCTTCCGCGTTCAGTCGTTTAAGCAAGGCGAGAAAGAGCATTTAGTGATATTTAAGCAACCTTTGGAGGGCATTGTAAACGTGAGGATCCACTCGGAGTGCCTTACCGGCGATGCGATCGGCAGCCTAAAGTGCGACTGCGGCGAACAGCTCGAAGCAAGCCTAAAATATATCGAAGCACGCGGCGGCATGGTGATCTATCTGCGTCAAGAGGGGCGCAATATCGGGCTTTTTAATAAAATCAACGCCTACGCACTGCAAGATCAGGGCCTCGATACGATCGAAGCAAATCATCAGCTCGGCTTCAAAGCAGACGAGCGTACCTACGAGATCGTGGATTTCATACTCGCTCATTTTGGAATTTCACGCATAAATCTGCTTACGAACAACCCGCAAAAGCTACACGATCTAAAAGTCGAAGTGGTCGCGCGCGTGCCGATAATCATCACGCCTAATAAATTTAACGAAAACTATCTGCGCGTCAAAAAAGAGCAGATGGGGCATCTGCTGTGA
- a CDS encoding CreA family protein translates to MKKFILAAILVAFACAGDYELVGSVNTSFRIFGKDDRIEVIAVKDPKVDGVTCYVSYAKKGGAKEIIGVEEDRSEASVSCVQTAPKIIIKEELKKEDIFEKRSSLIFKKTHVVRLYDAVQGSLIYLVYSDKVIDGSPNNSISAIPCHQAVGDVCELAYTQGKKQ, encoded by the coding sequence ATGAAAAAATTTATTCTAGCAGCGATTCTAGTGGCTTTTGCTTGCGCGGGCGATTACGAGCTAGTAGGTAGCGTAAATACTTCGTTTAGAATTTTTGGCAAAGACGATCGCATCGAAGTTATCGCGGTTAAAGATCCTAAGGTTGATGGAGTGACCTGCTACGTCTCTTACGCCAAAAAAGGCGGTGCCAAAGAGATCATTGGCGTGGAGGAGGATCGCTCCGAAGCCTCTGTTTCGTGCGTGCAGACAGCGCCTAAAATCATCATCAAAGAGGAGCTGAAAAAAGAGGATATTTTTGAAAAACGCAGCTCGTTGATCTTTAAAAAGACCCACGTAGTTAGGCTTTACGACGCGGTGCAGGGCTCGCTAATCTATTTGGTTTATTCGGATAAAGTGATCGACGGCTCGCCTAATAACTCGATCTCGGCGATCCCGTGCCACCAAGCCGTGGGCGACGTGTGCGAGCTCGCATATACTCAAGGCAAAAAACAATAA
- the cmeU gene encoding CmeU family protein, whose product MNESEKQEVEKNIKELLAARAEFFKFLDERVPKIEDTDVFDFERAGAASLKEVYAKFYGYDYAARKLLPYLYRTYGLDFDV is encoded by the coding sequence ATGAACGAATCTGAAAAGCAAGAGGTTGAGAAAAATATAAAAGAGCTTTTGGCTGCGAGAGCGGAATTTTTTAAATTCTTAGATGAGCGCGTGCCAAAAATCGAGGATACCGACGTATTTGATTTCGAGCGTGCAGGCGCGGCTAGCTTGAAAGAAGTTTATGCGAAATTCTACGGCTACGACTACGCCGCGCGCAAGCTGCTGCCATACCTATACCGCACTTACGGGCTAGACTTCGATGTCTGA
- a CDS encoding chloride channel protein codes for MSTKFFLAILAIGVIMGLCAGLLNFGINEIETFAFGHNDEEFHIVTEQTTELRRFLSVLAAGAIVTLIRILLIRLKPFLNVSSMMEGRNPPFWQNLIHSVLQLAAIAMGAPVGSEAAPRELGGLFAAKICRALNISGDELRLFVACGAGAGLGAVYNVPLAGALFSLEILLKSFDTRAILCAFATSAVATATAEFGASKEIYYAVSNFAPTPQNLIAAAIIGLVTGVAAKYFQDGVRLCEKWRIKSLKIALTLPFAFLLTAAIGAYVPEILGNGRSAAQFAFNSASFSPYLLAILLCKAFCILMIFRCGGYGGTLTPSFALGAVLGLCVGFAIGEILPINLSAAGVCGGAAFLAINLNAPLCAFALSAGFCGLNLNSYSVVVFSIVCAVIARNLLTKNLA; via the coding sequence TTGAGTACTAAATTCTTTCTAGCGATCCTTGCGATAGGCGTTATAATGGGGCTTTGCGCGGGGCTTTTAAACTTCGGTATCAACGAAATTGAAACTTTTGCTTTCGGACATAATGATGAGGAATTTCACATTGTCACGGAGCAAACAACCGAGCTTAGGCGCTTTCTTAGCGTCCTCGCAGCCGGCGCAATCGTAACTTTAATTAGAATTCTGCTAATAAGACTAAAACCTTTTTTAAACGTATCTTCAATGATGGAGGGGCGAAATCCGCCGTTTTGGCAAAATTTAATCCACTCGGTTTTGCAGCTTGCAGCCATCGCCATGGGCGCACCGGTAGGCAGTGAGGCTGCTCCGCGCGAGTTAGGTGGCTTGTTTGCGGCTAAAATTTGCCGCGCCTTAAATATCAGCGGAGATGAGCTTCGGCTATTTGTCGCATGCGGCGCGGGAGCGGGACTAGGTGCTGTATATAACGTCCCGCTAGCGGGCGCGCTTTTTAGCCTAGAAATTTTGCTTAAAAGCTTCGATACTCGAGCGATTTTGTGCGCCTTTGCCACAAGCGCGGTGGCTACAGCTACAGCGGAATTCGGAGCTTCAAAAGAAATTTATTACGCAGTTTCGAACTTCGCTCCTACCCCACAGAATTTAATCGCAGCGGCGATAATCGGGCTTGTCACGGGGGTCGCAGCAAAATACTTTCAAGACGGAGTGCGCCTGTGCGAAAAGTGGCGCATAAAAAGCCTCAAAATCGCGCTTACACTGCCATTTGCATTCTTGCTTACCGCAGCGATCGGCGCATACGTACCTGAAATTTTAGGTAACGGGCGCTCTGCAGCGCAGTTTGCTTTCAACTCCGCATCCTTTAGTCCATATTTGCTTGCGATCTTGCTTTGCAAAGCGTTTTGCATTCTGATGATCTTTCGCTGCGGCGGATACGGCGGCACGCTCACACCGAGTTTCGCGCTGGGCGCAGTTTTGGGGCTATGCGTGGGGTTTGCGATCGGCGAAATTCTGCCTATTAACCTAAGCGCAGCGGGCGTTTGCGGAGGGGCTGCCTTTTTAGCGATCAACTTAAACGCGCCGCTTTGTGCCTTTGCCCTAAGCGCAGGATTTTGCGGGCTAAATCTCAACTCATATTCGGTCGTCGTTTTTAGCATCGTATGCGCCGTGATCGCTAGAAATCTACTGACAAAAAATTTAGCGTAG
- a CDS encoding LemA family protein — protein sequence MKELQGENNERIGYDDKGLSTRGENFGGREYPRQKGGLHILIKALIVLVIAAIAFAIFAVPVYNKLVSKDEEVKAAWSQVQNQYQRRADLIPNFVETVKGYASHEKDTLEGVINARAKATAVNINAESLAQDPEAFAKFNGAQGELSSALSRLMLVVERYPDLKANQNFADLQNQLEGTENRIAVARKDYIASVQEYNKLIRTFPTNIIARIVGLGGAKPSFSADSSSQKAPSVSFK from the coding sequence ATGAAAGAGCTGCAAGGAGAAAATAACGAGCGTATAGGTTACGACGATAAAGGCTTATCCACGCGAGGCGAGAACTTTGGCGGAAGAGAGTATCCGCGCCAAAAAGGAGGGCTTCATATCTTAATCAAAGCTCTAATCGTCTTAGTGATTGCGGCGATTGCGTTTGCGATATTTGCAGTGCCGGTTTATAATAAACTCGTAAGCAAAGATGAAGAAGTTAAGGCCGCGTGGAGCCAGGTGCAAAACCAATATCAGCGCCGCGCCGATTTGATTCCAAATTTTGTAGAAACCGTCAAGGGCTACGCTAGCCATGAAAAAGATACCTTAGAAGGCGTTATAAATGCCCGAGCTAAGGCAACTGCTGTCAATATCAATGCAGAAAGTTTAGCACAAGATCCGGAAGCGTTTGCGAAATTTAACGGCGCTCAAGGCGAGCTTAGCTCGGCCCTATCGCGCTTGATGCTGGTAGTCGAGCGCTATCCGGATCTTAAGGCAAATCAGAATTTCGCCGACTTGCAAAATCAGCTCGAAGGCACGGAAAACCGCATCGCTGTAGCGCGAAAGGACTACATCGCTTCGGTGCAGGAATACAACAAGCTAATTAGAACCTTTCCTACAAACATCATCGCGCGCATTGTAGGACTAGGCGGTGCCAAACCTAGCTTTAGCGCTGATAGCTCAAGCCAAAAAGCCCCTAGCGTCTCGTTTAAATAA
- the rsmG gene encoding 16S rRNA (guanine(527)-N(7))-methyltransferase RsmG: MKLAPGEHFNEQVAKFKACLQKFNRVHSLTNYDDLDAVVCDSLSGVNFIPRYPRIACDIGSGAGFPGIFLALAMPLCEWHLFEPNQKKAAFLTYAKVSLALTNVKIHAERVQDGAKLRADLISSRALMSAQSLIEICRGFYNQNTTFLLYKGSGAEAEAAEFRKEFTSARCEIFSGENALKNRKFLVIKGVK, translated from the coding sequence GTGAAGCTTGCGCCGGGCGAACATTTTAACGAGCAGGTAGCTAAATTTAAAGCCTGCCTGCAAAAATTTAACCGCGTCCATAGCCTAACGAATTACGACGATTTGGACGCGGTGGTGTGCGACAGCCTAAGCGGAGTGAATTTCATACCGCGCTATCCGCGCATCGCGTGCGACATCGGCTCGGGAGCCGGCTTTCCCGGGATATTTTTGGCGCTTGCGATGCCGCTGTGCGAGTGGCATCTGTTTGAGCCAAATCAAAAAAAAGCGGCGTTTCTAACCTATGCAAAGGTTAGCCTTGCTCTAACTAACGTAAAAATCCACGCCGAGCGCGTGCAAGACGGCGCAAAGCTACGCGCCGATCTGATAAGCTCGCGAGCGCTAATGAGCGCGCAAAGCTTAATTGAAATTTGCCGCGGCTTTTACAATCAAAACACTACGTTTTTGCTCTACAAAGGCTCGGGCGCAGAGGCGGAAGCGGCAGAATTCCGCAAGGAATTTACGAGCGCGCGCTGCGAAATTTTTAGCGGCGAAAACGCTTTGAAAAATAGAAAATTTTTAGTAATCAAAGGGGTGAAATAA
- a CDS encoding radical SAM protein, translating into MRYIFGPVASRRFGRSLGIDLSPQRKQCNFNCVYCELGAGKPVSAMSEPCEIGPVIAELKTALQSHAGIDVITITANGEPTLHPRFAELVDALKALNLPQKLLVLSNGSLVRENSAALAKIDICKFSLDSVLAKSFRKVDGPHAGISAEDIVSAIADFAREFRGELDIEILVVRGLNDTQEDFAALNVALARINPHRVDLGTIDRPPAYRAEGVSEAQLRYLATFIENQNVNIIAAPHYASERLSFSEDEILHTLARRPQRTSDVEAMFDEASAQLLKRLAGAGKVVFKDGYYKIAKK; encoded by the coding sequence ATGAGATATATTTTCGGACCCGTCGCCTCGCGTAGGTTCGGGCGCAGCCTCGGCATCGATCTGAGCCCGCAGCGCAAGCAGTGCAACTTCAACTGCGTCTATTGCGAGCTGGGCGCGGGCAAGCCGGTAAGCGCGATGAGCGAGCCCTGTGAGATCGGCCCAGTCATCGCCGAGCTGAAAACCGCGCTGCAAAGCCATGCGGGCATTGACGTCATCACGATCACGGCAAACGGCGAACCTACGCTACATCCGCGCTTTGCAGAACTCGTAGACGCGCTAAAGGCGCTAAATCTGCCGCAGAAGCTGCTCGTTTTGTCAAACGGTTCGCTCGTGCGCGAAAACAGCGCGGCGTTAGCGAAGATTGATATTTGCAAATTTTCGCTAGATAGCGTGCTTGCGAAAAGCTTTCGCAAGGTGGACGGCCCGCATGCAGGCATTAGCGCCGAGGATATCGTAAGCGCGATCGCGGATTTTGCGCGCGAGTTTCGCGGCGAGCTTGATATCGAAATCCTAGTCGTGCGCGGGCTAAACGACACGCAAGAGGATTTCGCAGCGCTGAATGTGGCTTTAGCTCGCATCAACCCGCACCGCGTCGATCTCGGTACTATCGATCGCCCGCCTGCATACCGCGCAGAGGGGGTGAGCGAGGCACAGCTACGCTATCTGGCCACTTTCATCGAAAATCAAAACGTAAATATCATCGCCGCGCCACATTATGCAAGTGAGCGGCTGAGTTTTAGCGAGGATGAGATATTGCATACTTTGGCACGTCGTCCTCAGCGCACGAGCGACGTGGAGGCGATGTTTGACGAAGCGAGCGCACAGCTTTTAAAGCGTCTTGCGGGTGCGGGTAAGGTTGTTTTTAAAGACGGCTACTATAAAATAGCTAAGAAATAG
- the lysM gene encoding peptidoglycan-binding protein LysM — protein MGLLSFVAEAGKKLLGLGDDAKSVKDEIATNLSSTPVEGLEVEVQGDTVKISGNANKETLEKAALIAGNTAGIKNVQIEGIREDSAENYYTIVKGDNLSKIAKKFYGDANKYKVIFDANREVIKDANLIYPGQKIRIPKI, from the coding sequence ATGGGTTTACTTTCATTCGTAGCCGAAGCAGGCAAGAAACTATTAGGTCTAGGCGATGACGCCAAATCCGTAAAAGACGAGATCGCCACCAATCTCAGCTCAACGCCGGTAGAGGGGCTAGAGGTCGAGGTGCAGGGCGACACCGTCAAAATCAGCGGCAACGCCAATAAGGAAACTCTCGAAAAAGCAGCCCTCATCGCGGGCAACACCGCAGGCATCAAAAACGTGCAGATCGAGGGCATTAGAGAGGATAGCGCCGAGAACTACTACACCATCGTAAAGGGCGATAACCTATCTAAAATCGCGAAGAAATTCTACGGCGACGCGAATAAATACAAGGTTATTTTCGACGCCAACCGCGAGGTTATCAAGGACGCGAACCTAATCTATCCGGGGCAGAAGATCAGAATTCCAAAAATTTAA
- a CDS encoding alanine racemase gives MSEIILDRAAYAHNLAQIAAKVGGAERVFLVAKDNSYGHGCRLCCEEAAKLGFVRAVTRSATEAAQIADLFDEILVLSHIPGGDEDERFCYAVNDLSYFARLKRGLKIYIAADTAMHRNGIAASELDEALRLCKQGGFKLCGFFTHFRASDELSGDFFAQRQNFIEFKRLARQKAAAAGFGNLKFHSSNSAAIERSAGFEDEYVRVGMAQFGYPQFDESLNLRPVLKLYADLISSRVLKKGERVGYGAKFEAPHDMRIGTYDLGYADGLFRYDGEGELALASGQKMLGKMSMDSFCAEFGGEQVCVLDDARAWAKHFGTIEYEILVKLNSNIPRRFQ, from the coding sequence ATGTCTGAGATCATCTTAGATCGCGCCGCTTATGCGCACAATCTAGCGCAAATCGCCGCCAAAGTAGGTGGAGCGGAGCGAGTATTTTTAGTAGCCAAGGATAATTCATACGGCCATGGCTGCAGGCTTTGCTGTGAGGAAGCGGCAAAGCTAGGCTTCGTACGCGCCGTAACGCGAAGTGCTACGGAAGCTGCGCAGATAGCGGATTTATTTGATGAAATTTTAGTGCTCTCGCACATTCCGGGCGGGGACGAGGATGAGCGGTTTTGCTACGCGGTAAATGATCTGAGCTACTTCGCGCGTCTTAAACGAGGGCTTAAAATTTATATCGCTGCAGATACTGCTATGCACAGAAACGGCATCGCTGCGAGCGAGCTAGATGAGGCGCTTAGGCTATGCAAGCAGGGCGGATTTAAGCTTTGTGGCTTTTTCACACACTTTCGCGCAAGCGACGAGCTAAGCGGCGATTTTTTCGCGCAGAGGCAAAATTTTATAGAATTTAAGCGTCTTGCGAGGCAAAAAGCCGCCGCCGCGGGCTTTGGAAATTTAAAATTTCATTCGAGCAACTCCGCAGCTATCGAACGAAGTGCGGGCTTTGAGGACGAATATGTGCGCGTAGGCATGGCGCAATTTGGATATCCGCAATTTGACGAGAGCCTAAATTTACGTCCCGTGCTAAAGCTATATGCCGATCTGATCAGCTCGCGCGTGCTGAAAAAAGGCGAGCGCGTAGGCTATGGCGCGAAATTTGAAGCGCCGCACGATATGAGGATCGGCACCTATGATCTGGGCTATGCCGACGGGCTATTTCGCTACGACGGCGAGGGCGAGCTAGCGCTTGCAAGCGGACAAAAAATGCTCGGAAAAATGTCGATGGATAGTTTCTGCGCGGAATTCGGTGGCGAGCAGGTTTGCGTGCTGGACGACGCGCGAGCCTGGGCAAAACACTTCGGCACGATCGAATATGAAATTTTAGTCAAATTAAATTCCAACATCCCAAGGAGATTTCAATGA
- a CDS encoding TPM domain-containing protein, translating to MRVAWRFAFALMALFVISVAAPSEYLAHPNGTAVIDEAGILRPAARESLNEILTTFDKNSTNQIMFISLKSLGGYSIEEIGVEQARALGIGQKERDNGVLLLVAPHEHKVRIEVGYGLEGVLTDMRAKRIINNKILPYFRQGDYESGVISGISAIISTIEGGDIKFDPLNANAQQDPSNKDFAIFMVLFAVLLFAILSRRVTRRRVSDEDIISSADIISEIARSSRMRGSPSGDFGGFKGSGGFSGGGFSGGGGSFGGGGASGSW from the coding sequence ATGAGAGTGGCTTGGAGATTTGCTTTTGCCCTAATGGCGCTATTTGTAATAAGCGTCGCCGCACCTAGCGAGTATCTAGCCCATCCAAACGGCACCGCCGTAATCGATGAGGCTGGCATTTTACGCCCAGCCGCGAGAGAGAGTCTGAATGAAATTTTAACGACTTTCGATAAAAATTCCACAAACCAGATCATGTTCATAAGCCTAAAATCGCTCGGCGGCTACTCTATCGAGGAAATCGGCGTAGAGCAGGCGCGCGCTCTTGGTATCGGGCAAAAAGAGCGCGACAACGGCGTATTACTGCTTGTCGCTCCACACGAGCATAAAGTGCGTATCGAGGTCGGATATGGGCTAGAGGGCGTGCTAACCGATATGCGCGCCAAGCGTATCATAAACAATAAAATTCTGCCCTATTTTAGGCAGGGGGATTACGAAAGTGGCGTCATTAGCGGGATTTCAGCGATCATTAGCACGATCGAAGGCGGCGATATCAAATTTGATCCACTTAACGCCAACGCGCAGCAGGATCCGAGCAACAAGGACTTTGCGATCTTCATGGTGCTTTTTGCGGTTTTGCTTTTTGCGATACTAAGCCGCCGCGTGACGCGCCGCAGAGTAAGCGACGAGGATATAATCTCGAGTGCGGACATCATAAGCGAAATCGCGCGCTCATCGCGCATGAGAGGCAGCCCATCTGGGGATTTTGGCGGATTTAAAGGAAGTGGCGGTTTTAGCGGAGGCGGTTTCAGTGGGGGCGGCGGAAGCTTCGGCGGAGGCGGTGCTAGCGGAAGCTGGTAG
- a CDS encoding DUF3137 domain-containing protein: MTIYDLERLRLDAKKHVEQLKLVAVISTIALFAVFGVIAYFADRRGAQSLSATMLMLLAVASLAVSLKEVHLNGWQKDLIGTENILKFGAVAISFLIFKYSAALPQALIGLAALTLGAWLARELYALGVKSMQEIFTGRYRQSYKQHYLAPFVRELGYEYVSYGSVPFWRVVQSDLFEFIENLRGNDRVGGAWQGVSFEFSDVSFFHQNLQHELVGAFFVAEFNKHIIAPVFIYPREIQNKQHVGLKPVAMDNVEFAARYKVLSDEPQNAMYVLTPAFMERFLAVGDALGAQIWASIRERRIHIFVHTGRDNFEPSVYESVLRRDPASEIKSEILSFLSIVKILKLNVRIWI; encoded by the coding sequence TTGACTATTTACGATTTGGAGCGCTTGAGACTGGACGCGAAAAAGCACGTGGAGCAGCTAAAGCTCGTAGCCGTCATAAGTACGATCGCCCTGTTTGCGGTATTCGGCGTCATCGCGTATTTTGCAGATAGGCGGGGCGCGCAGAGCCTTAGCGCGACGATGCTTATGCTGCTGGCGGTCGCCTCGCTCGCCGTAAGCCTTAAAGAGGTGCACTTAAACGGCTGGCAAAAGGATCTCATCGGCACGGAAAATATCTTAAAGTTCGGCGCGGTCGCGATCTCGTTTTTGATCTTCAAATACTCCGCGGCCTTGCCGCAGGCGTTGATAGGCTTAGCCGCGCTCACGCTTGGGGCGTGGCTGGCGAGGGAGCTTTACGCGCTCGGCGTAAAAAGCATGCAAGAGATTTTTACGGGGCGGTACCGTCAAAGCTACAAGCAGCACTATCTGGCGCCTTTCGTGCGCGAGCTCGGCTACGAATACGTCTCCTACGGCAGCGTGCCGTTTTGGCGCGTGGTACAGAGCGATCTGTTCGAGTTTATCGAAAATCTACGCGGCAACGACCGCGTGGGCGGCGCGTGGCAGGGAGTGAGCTTCGAGTTTAGCGATGTGAGTTTTTTCCATCAAAATTTGCAGCACGAGCTCGTGGGGGCGTTTTTCGTAGCGGAATTTAACAAACACATCATCGCGCCCGTTTTCATCTATCCGCGCGAGATACAAAACAAACAGCACGTAGGTCTAAAGCCCGTTGCGATGGATAACGTGGAGTTCGCCGCGCGATACAAAGTGCTTAGCGATGAGCCGCAAAACGCGATGTACGTGCTAACTCCTGCATTTATGGAGCGGTTTTTGGCGGTGGGCGATGCGCTCGGAGCGCAGATCTGGGCGAGCATCAGAGAGCGGCGGATCCATATTTTCGTGCACACCGGGCGCGATAATTTCGAGCCTAGCGTCTATGAAAGCGTGCTGCGCCGCGATCCCGCAAGCGAGATAAAGAGCGAAATTCTAAGCTTTTTGAGTATCGTTAAAATTTTAAAACTGAATGTGAGGATTTGGATTTAA
- a CDS encoding phosphomannomutase/phosphoglucomutase: MIEDIFREYDIRGIVGEELNERSVKAIGFALGKHIANLGLERVSVGYDARLSADELFGYFVSGLNFAALRVYNIGLLPTPVGYFSVFTHKFDANVMITGSHNPKNYNGFKITIGTDSFFGADLKRLGAQVRELMSSNFEIPTDTSTQRYDILSEYLAYFEKEFAALKGFAAPFIIDCANGAAGVTTTKIVERLELNAKILFPQPDGNFPNHHPDPSEEKNLADLKAAMKQDGVALGFGFDGDADRIAVLTPRRNIKGDELACLLALNMHRPRILGEVKCSQAMYDTIDKIGKSFMGKTGHSNIKKAMKELGIDLAAEVSGHIYFKERYFGFDDGVYAMMRVLELVAKGYDLDAELDKLPRVFSTDEIKFNTSEEAKFKIIEALKAQIHTGIAELPPIRDIIEIDGIRVRFDDGWALVRASNTTPVIVTRFEASSPEFRDEMQRVFLGKLENLKDQR; this comes from the coding sequence ATGATCGAAGATATCTTTAGAGAATACGATATTCGCGGTATCGTGGGCGAGGAGCTAAACGAGCGCAGCGTAAAAGCCATTGGCTTCGCGCTTGGCAAACATATAGCAAATCTCGGGCTTGAGCGCGTTAGCGTGGGATACGACGCCCGTCTTAGCGCAGATGAGCTTTTCGGCTATTTCGTAAGCGGGCTAAATTTTGCGGCTCTGCGGGTTTATAATATCGGCTTGCTACCGACACCGGTGGGTTATTTTAGCGTATTTACGCATAAATTTGACGCAAACGTAATGATCACCGGCTCGCACAATCCCAAAAATTACAACGGCTTTAAAATAACGATCGGCACGGACAGCTTCTTCGGCGCGGATTTGAAACGCCTCGGCGCGCAGGTGCGAGAGCTAATGAGTTCAAATTTTGAAATTCCAACCGATACAAGCACCCAGAGGTACGACATCTTAAGCGAGTATCTAGCATATTTTGAGAAGGAATTTGCGGCTCTTAAAGGCTTTGCCGCGCCTTTTATTATTGACTGCGCAAACGGTGCGGCAGGCGTTACGACTACTAAAATTGTCGAAAGGCTCGAGCTAAACGCTAAAATTTTATTTCCGCAACCGGACGGCAACTTCCCAAACCACCACCCAGACCCCAGCGAGGAGAAAAATTTAGCCGATCTTAAAGCTGCGATGAAGCAAGACGGCGTGGCTTTAGGGTTCGGCTTTGACGGGGATGCCGATAGGATCGCCGTGCTTACGCCGCGCCGCAATATCAAAGGCGACGAGCTAGCCTGCTTGCTTGCTCTAAACATGCACCGCCCGCGCATCCTAGGCGAGGTCAAATGCTCGCAGGCGATGTATGATACCATCGATAAGATCGGCAAAAGCTTCATGGGCAAGACCGGCCACAGCAATATTAAAAAGGCGATGAAGGAGCTTGGCATCGATCTTGCCGCCGAGGTTAGCGGGCATATTTACTTTAAAGAGCGATATTTCGGCTTCGATGACGGCGTATATGCGATGATGCGCGTGCTTGAGCTCGTAGCTAAAGGATATGATTTAGACGCCGAGCTAGACAAACTGCCGCGAGTTTTTAGCACCGACGAGATTAAATTTAATACAAGCGAGGAGGCGAAATTTAAGATCATCGAGGCTCTTAAAGCTCAAATCCACACGGGTATCGCGGAGCTGCCGCCCATCCGCGATATTATCGAGATCGACGGCATCAGAGTGCGGTTTGATGACGGCTGGGCGCTCGTACGGGCAAGCAACACCACGCCTGTGATCGTAACTCGCTTCGAGGCCTCTAGCCCCGAGTTTCGCGACGAGATGCAGCGCGTATTTTTAGGCAAACTAGAAAATTTAAAGGACCAGAGATGA